Proteins encoded by one window of Actinocorallia herbida:
- a CDS encoding ABC transporter permease, translated as MSSQASPPAPAAPTGEDTARPGRGPRVRTSSFAWQIERFGLLGLFVVVMVVFGLVSEPFASPNNLRIILGTQAVLGLVALASIIPLISGQFDLSVGAIMGTCSIVTAAVMSHGHRHLAVAVAAALAVGALVGLVNGVVVAHLGVSSFIVTLAMATVLQGLVLWYTGGDTISGNISPGLISSGSGNWLGIPKGVLWLLPVALVLWYVLGHTPWGRHLGATGSNERAARLAGLRVRWITVAAFVTAGVVSGLAGVLQTGQAGSGDPQNSLGGILLPALAAAFLGSSAFSPGRFNVPGTVLAVYFVAFAVSGFQFIGAASWIQQLFNGLALAGAVTLSTLLGRRRSHGA; from the coding sequence ATGAGCAGTCAGGCCTCGCCCCCGGCGCCCGCCGCGCCCACCGGGGAGGACACCGCCCGGCCCGGCCGGGGCCCGCGCGTCCGGACCTCGTCCTTCGCCTGGCAGATCGAGCGGTTCGGACTGCTCGGCCTCTTCGTCGTCGTCATGGTGGTGTTCGGGCTCGTCTCCGAACCGTTCGCCAGTCCCAACAACCTGCGCATCATCCTCGGCACCCAGGCCGTCCTCGGGCTCGTCGCGCTGGCCTCGATCATCCCGCTCATCTCCGGGCAGTTCGACCTGTCCGTCGGCGCCATCATGGGCACCTGCTCGATCGTCACTGCCGCCGTCATGTCCCACGGGCACCGGCACCTGGCCGTCGCGGTCGCGGCGGCGCTCGCTGTCGGGGCGCTGGTCGGGCTGGTCAACGGCGTCGTCGTCGCCCACCTCGGCGTCAGCTCGTTCATCGTCACCCTCGCGATGGCCACCGTCCTGCAGGGCCTCGTCCTCTGGTACACCGGCGGCGACACGATCTCCGGGAACATCTCACCCGGCCTGATCTCGTCGGGCTCCGGCAACTGGCTCGGCATCCCCAAGGGAGTGCTGTGGCTGCTGCCGGTGGCGCTCGTCCTCTGGTACGTCCTCGGCCACACCCCCTGGGGCCGCCACCTCGGCGCGACCGGGTCCAACGAGCGGGCCGCCCGCCTCGCCGGCCTGCGCGTCCGCTGGATCACCGTCGCCGCCTTCGTCACCGCGGGCGTCGTCTCGGGCCTCGCGGGCGTCCTCCAGACCGGCCAGGCCGGGTCCGGCGACCCCCAGAACTCACTCGGCGGAATCCTCCTCCCCGCCCTCGCCGCCGCCTTCCTCGGCAGCAGCGCCTTCAGCCCCGGCAGGTTCAACGTCCCCGGCACCGTCCTGGCCGTCTACTTCGTGGCCTTCGCCGTCAGCGGCTTCCAGTTCATCGGCGCCGCCTCCTGGATCCAGCAGCTCTTCAACGGCCTCGCGCTGGCCGGCGCCGTCACCCTGTCGACCCTCCTGGGCCGCCGCCGGAGCCACGGTGCCTGA
- a CDS encoding serine/threonine-protein kinase, with product MGKWTVGEPIGVGGWSTVYAARPSGRAGGPDLPAEVALKIMPTAGLAPRQARRIVESAHREVELGRRTGHPRLIGLIESFVLGAPDRPALDGAIVLVMERAAGSLRELLDAGVPEADRGRLIEGICAGLAHLHRAGWVHADLKPENVLLGRDGSVKLSDFGLAAELTGTHGYAPPLGTLDYLPPERWKAPLGAQGVQVRPSADIWALGVVIHEVFASGTSPFAGATPLARGAAVQEYGEGRAPLRMDHAVPPFWRQLAADCLAPTHEARAGHTADSLLGRIAAARRTPRRRRIRPRGRARAALLAVALCATAGAALSGGTPRDDPARPTGDLTVFNADRTCRSRPAREPQCSLGLAIDPMAPYTPANVVPIRVWHGDPLTAECRLPHGLPIVDEDGHRSTQWFRVHLPTGSTPPTAWLPAVRTRTHPSLPDCPHPSP from the coding sequence GTGGGGAAGTGGACGGTCGGCGAACCGATCGGGGTCGGCGGCTGGTCCACGGTCTACGCGGCCCGCCCGTCCGGTCGCGCCGGAGGACCGGATCTGCCCGCCGAGGTCGCCCTCAAGATCATGCCGACCGCCGGACTCGCGCCCCGCCAGGCCCGCCGGATCGTCGAGTCCGCGCACCGCGAGGTCGAGCTCGGCCGCAGAACGGGGCACCCGCGCCTCATCGGCCTCATCGAGTCGTTCGTCCTCGGCGCGCCGGACCGCCCGGCGCTGGACGGTGCGATCGTCCTCGTGATGGAACGGGCCGCGGGCAGCCTGCGCGAGCTCCTCGACGCCGGGGTGCCCGAGGCGGACCGCGGCCGGCTGATCGAGGGCATCTGCGCGGGGCTCGCCCATCTCCACCGCGCCGGCTGGGTGCACGCCGACCTCAAACCCGAGAACGTCCTGCTCGGCCGGGACGGCTCGGTGAAGCTCTCGGACTTCGGCCTCGCCGCGGAACTGACCGGCACGCACGGCTACGCGCCGCCCCTCGGCACCCTCGACTACCTACCGCCGGAGCGCTGGAAGGCCCCGCTGGGCGCGCAGGGCGTGCAGGTCCGGCCGAGCGCCGACATCTGGGCGCTGGGCGTCGTCATCCACGAGGTGTTCGCCTCCGGCACCTCGCCCTTCGCCGGCGCCACGCCCCTGGCGCGCGGCGCCGCCGTCCAGGAGTACGGCGAAGGCCGTGCCCCGCTGCGCATGGACCATGCCGTCCCGCCGTTCTGGCGCCAACTCGCCGCGGACTGCCTGGCCCCGACGCACGAGGCACGCGCCGGGCACACGGCCGACAGCCTGCTCGGCCGCATCGCCGCCGCGCGGCGGACACCGCGCCGCAGGCGCATCCGACCGCGCGGCCGAGCCCGCGCGGCCCTGCTCGCCGTCGCCCTGTGCGCCACCGCGGGCGCGGCCCTCTCCGGCGGGACCCCCCGCGACGACCCCGCCCGGCCCACCGGCGACCTCACCGTCTTCAACGCCGACCGAACCTGCCGGAGCCGCCCCGCCCGAGAACCGCAGTGCAGCCTGGGACTGGCCATCGACCCGATGGCCCCCTACACCCCCGCCAACGTCGTCCCGATCCGCGTCTGGCACGGCGACCCCCTCACCGCGGAATGCCGGCTCCCCCACGGCCTCCCCATCGTCGACGAGGACGGCCACCGCTCCACCCAATGGTTCCGCGTCCACCTCCCCACCGGCTCAACGCCCCCCACCGCCTGGCTCCCCGCCGTCCGCACCAGAACCCACCCTTCGCTCCCCGACTGCCCGCACCCCTCCCCCTGA
- a CDS encoding transglycosylase SLT domain-containing protein — translation MTGPEVNPVRRSRRARRVMLSALASLALAAGAVVGASPAYAAGSDLCAETGYNAGFRGDGLVTAIAVALAESSCNPSATNTYNNTPPSSDRGLWQINDHWHPEVDDACAYDAQCNANAAFEISSGGTNWQPWSTYNAGLHWQHMDEAQAAVDRLGHHEPGPAPLVYPAESGRVVSARGADGRLEVFAAGADGVHHAWQTSVNGGWSAWESLGGPGGAELAIGPNKDGRLELFAINGNVFQHRYQLSPSAGWSGWEEFGGGGKDIAVGANADGRLEVFASGPVGVFHKYQVAPNSGWSEWESAGGGPANSRLEMEKASDGRLEVFALNGDVFQHLFQTAVSGGWSAWEAFGGGGHDLTVDHNQDGRLEVFASGPVGVFHKYQNSPTTWSEWEPTGGPADSQLSSERSPDGRVEVFAINGSVAQHLWQTGVNAPYGQWGSFGGGGTEVTAATNADGRIEVFGTSGAGVYHKWQTGFASWAEWAWLNTTSGPAVN, via the coding sequence ATGACAGGACCAGAGGTGAACCCCGTGCGGCGTTCCCGGAGAGCGCGCCGCGTCATGCTGTCGGCGCTGGCCTCGCTCGCGCTCGCCGCGGGGGCCGTCGTCGGCGCCTCGCCGGCGTACGCCGCGGGGAGCGACCTGTGCGCCGAGACCGGCTACAACGCGGGCTTCCGCGGCGACGGCCTGGTGACCGCCATCGCCGTCGCGCTCGCGGAGTCCAGCTGCAACCCCTCCGCGACCAACACCTACAACAACACACCCCCCTCGAGCGACCGCGGCCTGTGGCAGATCAACGACCACTGGCACCCTGAGGTCGACGACGCCTGCGCCTATGACGCCCAGTGCAACGCGAACGCGGCCTTCGAGATCTCCTCCGGCGGCACGAACTGGCAGCCCTGGTCGACCTACAACGCCGGCCTGCACTGGCAGCACATGGACGAGGCGCAGGCCGCGGTGGACCGGCTCGGCCACCACGAGCCGGGACCCGCCCCGCTGGTGTATCCGGCGGAGTCGGGACGGGTCGTGTCGGCGCGGGGCGCGGACGGCCGTCTCGAGGTCTTCGCCGCCGGCGCCGACGGGGTGCACCACGCCTGGCAGACGAGCGTCAACGGCGGCTGGTCGGCGTGGGAGTCGCTGGGCGGCCCGGGCGGCGCGGAGCTGGCGATCGGCCCGAACAAGGACGGCCGTCTCGAGCTGTTCGCGATCAACGGGAACGTCTTCCAGCACCGCTACCAGCTCTCGCCGTCGGCCGGATGGTCGGGCTGGGAGGAGTTCGGCGGGGGCGGCAAGGACATCGCCGTCGGCGCGAACGCCGATGGCCGTCTCGAGGTCTTCGCGTCCGGGCCGGTCGGGGTGTTCCACAAGTACCAGGTCGCGCCGAACAGCGGCTGGTCGGAGTGGGAGTCGGCGGGCGGCGGCCCGGCGAACAGCCGGCTGGAGATGGAGAAGGCCTCCGACGGTCGTCTTGAGGTCTTCGCGCTGAACGGTGACGTCTTCCAGCACCTGTTCCAGACCGCGGTGAGCGGTGGCTGGTCGGCGTGGGAGGCGTTCGGTGGAGGCGGGCATGATCTGACCGTCGACCACAACCAGGACGGACGCCTGGAGGTCTTCGCCTCCGGACCCGTCGGGGTGTTCCACAAGTACCAGAACAGCCCGACGACCTGGTCGGAGTGGGAGCCCACGGGAGGTCCCGCCGATTCCCAGCTCAGCAGCGAGCGGTCGCCCGATGGCCGGGTCGAGGTGTTCGCCATCAACGGCAGCGTGGCGCAGCACCTGTGGCAGACCGGGGTGAACGCCCCGTACGGCCAGTGGGGATCCTTCGGCGGCGGAGGCACGGAGGTCACGGCGGCGACGAACGCCGACGGCCGCATCGAGGTCTTCGGCACCAGCGGCGCGGGCGTCTACCACAAGTGGCAGACGGGCTTCGCGTCCTGGGCCGAGTGGGCCTGGCTCAACACCACCTCGGGTCCCGCGGTCAACTGA
- a CDS encoding family 43 glycosylhydrolase — MLPISRRNLLRGAAAAGALPLLGAGRASAADVPPHRWVGAGPFTYVHDPSTFAGPRYLNDHTLVRAQDRWHLFGIVGRSAPRGEAPDSAAEIAFTHASAPAPTGPWTAHADALTVDPSYGEEHLWAPHVIEAGGTYWMFYAAGGETGAAIDLATSTDLLTWTREPSGPLFRGIAARDPMVVRIGGEWIMYYTELSEPGGHHIVAYRRSADLLHWSGPATAFTDASTDSTVSVTESPFVVERDGWYYLFIGPRGGYEGTDVLASRDPFHFDLDGYAGHVPGHAVEVVADGADWYVSATGWFRQGLYVANLEWLDAPVPWQSPDNPVACLDAAGRLTVFALDAGDRSMLRRVQLDPNADTWSAWEVFGGPAGAVPTLGRNTNGTLEVFSLAPGGANLHHRVQRPDGGWHGWEEFGGPAGAAPAVARDATGRLEVLAPSPGGASVARRRQAAPGSLTWEPWEPGFFGAAGAPPVVAANADGRLEAFVLAPGGAAIQHRWQEAPGGPWTAAWHPFGTAAGAAPRVARDGSGRLTVAAIGPSGVGTFHRRQSVPSGGWDGWLPLFGWSAAAPALVGNADGRLEALSLAPGGARLDHRWQLAPGGGWGAAAEFGEPGIRLAATPAAALDATGRIQVFAVTAEGRIRRRVQVSPSSGWGPWTAFGDRPIAPVVAGRPAL; from the coding sequence ATGCTTCCGATCAGCCGACGGAACCTGCTGCGCGGCGCCGCCGCGGCGGGCGCGCTCCCGCTCCTGGGCGCCGGGCGCGCCTCGGCCGCGGACGTCCCGCCCCACCGGTGGGTCGGCGCGGGCCCCTTCACCTACGTCCATGACCCGTCCACCTTCGCCGGGCCCCGCTACCTCAACGACCACACGCTCGTCCGGGCCCAGGACCGCTGGCACCTGTTCGGCATCGTCGGCAGGAGCGCGCCGCGCGGCGAGGCGCCGGACAGCGCGGCGGAGATCGCCTTCACGCACGCCTCCGCCCCGGCGCCGACCGGGCCGTGGACCGCGCACGCCGACGCCCTCACCGTCGACCCGTCCTACGGCGAGGAGCACCTGTGGGCGCCGCACGTCATCGAGGCGGGCGGCACCTACTGGATGTTCTACGCCGCGGGCGGCGAGACCGGCGCCGCGATCGACCTCGCCACGTCCACCGATCTGCTCACCTGGACCAGGGAGCCGTCCGGCCCGCTGTTCCGGGGCATCGCCGCACGGGATCCGATGGTGGTCCGGATCGGCGGCGAGTGGATCATGTACTACACCGAGCTGTCGGAACCGGGCGGCCACCACATCGTCGCCTACCGCCGCTCCGCCGACCTGCTGCACTGGAGCGGGCCCGCGACCGCGTTCACCGACGCGAGCACCGACTCGACGGTCTCGGTGACCGAGTCCCCGTTCGTCGTCGAACGGGACGGCTGGTACTACCTGTTCATCGGCCCGCGGGGCGGCTACGAGGGCACCGACGTGCTGGCGTCGCGCGACCCGTTCCACTTCGACCTCGACGGGTACGCCGGACATGTGCCCGGCCATGCCGTCGAGGTGGTGGCCGACGGCGCGGACTGGTACGTGAGCGCCACGGGCTGGTTCCGGCAGGGGCTGTACGTCGCGAACCTGGAGTGGCTCGACGCACCGGTGCCGTGGCAGAGCCCCGACAACCCGGTGGCCTGTCTCGACGCCGCCGGCCGGCTCACCGTGTTCGCGCTCGACGCGGGGGACCGGTCGATGCTGCGCCGCGTCCAACTCGACCCGAACGCCGACACCTGGTCGGCGTGGGAGGTCTTCGGTGGTCCCGCCGGGGCGGTCCCCACGCTCGGCCGGAACACGAACGGCACTCTTGAGGTGTTCTCGCTCGCCCCGGGTGGCGCCAACCTGCACCACCGGGTGCAGCGGCCGGACGGAGGCTGGCACGGGTGGGAGGAGTTCGGCGGCCCGGCCGGCGCGGCCCCCGCCGTCGCCCGGGACGCGACCGGCCGGCTGGAGGTCCTCGCGCCGAGTCCCGGCGGCGCCTCCGTCGCCCGCAGGCGCCAGGCCGCGCCGGGGTCGCTCACCTGGGAACCCTGGGAGCCGGGATTCTTCGGCGCCGCGGGCGCGCCCCCCGTCGTCGCGGCCAACGCGGACGGCAGGCTGGAGGCGTTCGTCCTCGCGCCGGGCGGTGCCGCGATCCAGCACCGCTGGCAGGAAGCGCCGGGCGGGCCGTGGACCGCCGCGTGGCACCCGTTCGGGACCGCGGCGGGCGCCGCGCCGCGGGTGGCGCGGGACGGCAGCGGCCGGCTCACCGTCGCCGCGATCGGGCCGTCCGGGGTGGGGACGTTCCATCGTCGGCAGTCCGTGCCCAGCGGCGGCTGGGACGGCTGGCTGCCGCTCTTCGGCTGGAGCGCCGCCGCCCCGGCTCTCGTCGGCAACGCCGACGGCCGCCTGGAGGCCCTGTCCCTCGCGCCCGGCGGGGCACGGCTCGATCACCGCTGGCAGCTCGCCCCGGGCGGCGGCTGGGGCGCCGCCGCGGAGTTCGGGGAGCCCGGCATCCGCCTCGCCGCCACACCCGCGGCCGCGCTCGACGCCACCGGACGGATCCAGGTCTTCGCCGTCACCGCGGAGGGCAGGATCCGCCGGCGGGTCCAGGTCTCGCCGAGCAGCGGGTGGGGGCCGTGGACGGCCTTCGGCGACCGTCCGATCGCGCCGGTCGTGGCGGGCCGTCCCGCCCTCTGA